One window of the Manihot esculenta cultivar AM560-2 chromosome 14, M.esculenta_v8, whole genome shotgun sequence genome contains the following:
- the LOC110630649 gene encoding uncharacterized protein LOC110630649 encodes MGEYTDLHHHHQEEEEEETEVEVEEEALSLCDLPLEDDTKKMMSTNCRRSNSEPHEFFEFFSDLTSSMCSAEDIIFCGKLVPLNKEVSSPIQTLIPHSEQDKRRSSFCRRSESVPGLRSSVSRSNSISTTKLMMRSSRSLNYRKLERFSTARTSPEFDKTIDRSSSVRSIGKVEGMVKKTAKPRWYVLIFGVVKPPTEMELRDIKSRQVRRNSSTMMFPPPFSNSVKKPSIGKGSCKLLKILSCRDYTSVAVTTSFYIPPP; translated from the coding sequence ATGGGAGAATACACAGAtctccaccaccaccatcaagaagaagaagaagaagagacagaagtagaagtagaagaagaagcACTTTCTCTTTGTGACCTTCCACTTGAAGATGACACTAAGAAGATGATGTCCACCAACTGTCGAAGATCAAACTCAGAGCCACATGAATTCTTTGAGTTCTTTAGTGACCTTACTTCCAGTATGTGCTCAGCTGAAGACATCATCTTTTGCGGCAAGCTCGTACCCTTAAATAAAGAAGTCTCCTCTCCAATCCAAACCCTTATACCTCACTCCGAACAAGACAAACGGAGAAGTTCTTTTTGCCGCCGATCTGAGTCTGTTCCTGGATTACGTAGCTCTGTGTCTCGTTCAAATAGTATCAGTACAACTAAACTCATGATGAGAAGTAGTCGCTCTCTAAATTATCGTAAACTTGAGAGGTTTTCCACCGCTAGAACTTCGCCAGAATTCGATAAAACAATTGACCGGAGCTCCTCCGTGAGAAGTATTGGAAAAGTTGAGGGAATGGTTAAAAAGACGGCCAAGCCAAGGTGGTACGTGCTCATATTTGGGGTGGTGAAGCCCCCTACAGAGATGGAGCTAAGAGATATAAAAAGCCGACAAGTTCGCCGGAATTCTTCGACTATGATGTTCCCACCTCCATTTTCCAATAGCGTGAAAAAGCCTTCGATTGGCAAGGGCTCTTGTAAGCTTCTGAAAATATTGAGTTGCAGGGATTACACTAGTGTGGCTGTAACGACGTCGTTTTACATACCTCCCCCATGA